AGTTATATGAAACAAATACCGGGTGAAGCAAATAACAGTAAAGTGGGTAGAAGGTGCATAAGCATATGACAAACGAGTGATCATCTATCTTAAGGAAGGCGTAACGAAATACCGAATGGGACAAGTGATAGTAAAGTGGCGGTGGAGTGCGTAGAGCGTAGACCTCAACATTTCGCCACCTACCACAATGAGATTAGCAGTAAGTGGGCCAGGCGAGGCCACGGACAACGTGAAGACGCTAGGGGCTTCACGTCTCATCTCATTAGGGACGCCTTAAAGACAAGCCGCCCCCGCGCTCACTCTGTGTCGCGGCGCCCCGCTGTCTATAAAACTGGCTGCAGGCAAGAAACCGCGAGCAAGTCTCCCTTCTGTTGTAGTCTTTGAGCTTCTGGCGGCAAGTCTCCCCTCTGGAGTAGTTCGATTTTCGATTTTCTTCAGTGAATAATAACAACTCGCAAGTAAGTGTTTCattgtggcaaataaaatattttaaaaatgtaaatgttttaatataaaactaaggTATATTTATTACAATCGACATTGTGTATTTGAGCAATTACTTATATAACCGGagatattcaaatattattaaacatcaGTTTGTATTAAACAACTTTGAATTCAGTACATTACCGTTTTTAAAACTCAAtgatttcagtgaaaattataataaaccaattcatagtaaatttcattttttgtaaacaaacgaAAGAATTTTTGAGAAATTGTCTTAAAGTATTAATTctgtacataataaattaaaactattctgTTCACAGTCATAAGGTAACGACAACTGTGTATAGAACTATTATTTTAAGGCGCAATCGGTCTTGGTTGAGTTATATTCATGATttcatagaatttaaaataaaattattgaaactaagcaaaagaacattattttatcactttatatCGAATAATAGAGattttaaagaacaattttgGGAAATATTATGAAACTTCAAGCCTTAATAAAACGGGTGAAGATAAAGGGTTTTcccataaaaagtttaaattactatCTACACTAATAATATCAGCTGATTTAAACTCATAGCTACGGTAGCAATAGAATGCCAGTACAACTGGGCTTAGAATTCTGAATGGGCAATTCCAAAATATTGCGGACAAACTCTGTCCTTTCTGATTAACAccagtaaaattatttcaacattcCAGTTTCCTAACGAATGAAACCCTTTTCGGAGCAAAGTTATCGAAATATAATTGTAGCTTGGTCATGTGcagtttatttcataataataaacattttttatcttaagGTGTTTTTGGGTAAATTGCAGTATCGTAAAATTCTCGTTATGCATTTTTATGTTCttataccatttatatttaaagattgatatggattttataattctaaataattaatattggtaattattaattttgttaaattaataaatcaacgTTAAAGAgcataatttaactttacaagTACAAGGTATTAAAATCAGTGGCAAGTATAAGATAATGATTATaacttatacttaaaattataaacataaacttaaGCATTTTCTTCGCAAATATAAGCATAAATACTTCTTTCATGAGTATATTCTATTATGTAACTTGTATTCAGCTTATAGATGTAAGAGAATCTTCCTACTTTGACTGGTAGTTCGCAGGGAAAACGTTTATATACAAAGgatacttaaaatacaattttcttcgAGTGTTTAGTTATTCAATACTTGAACGTTTAAAGTAAATAACCGTATATTGGAATGTAAGAAATTCGTTATAAATTACGAGTAAATTTATAGAACAATTTTGTCACTAAATTACGCACCCCAAATGGGTTTTTGATCTCACTGTGATCTAAAGACCTCTTAAGTATTATATCTCACAAAGTATTTGGAAAAATACAAACGGCAGTATGGCTTGATTAAGTACGAGTGTGCTAGATGTAGCCTAAGTATTATAATGAAGGCTGATGGGTGAAATGTGGTTTCTAAGGTCCGAAAGACATGGTTTAGCAAGAGCTACATCCTGTGTGTTCCATATGCTGCTTCACTATTTACACCACATGTCCCCTCTGTTTCAGCCATGTCTCTGATTTCTGAGCCGAGCTTCAGTGCCTACTCTTGGGCCAGTCAAGGCGGCTTCGGTAACCAGACCGTGGTGGACAAGGTGCCGCCAGAGATGCTCTACCTGGTCGACGCCCATTGGTACCAGTTCCCGCCCATGAACCCTTTGTGGCACTCGCTACTCGGGTTTGCCATGGTCGTCCTCGGCTTTATCGCCGTCACAGGTAACGGGATGGTCGTCTACATCTTCTCCTGCACCAAGGCTCTGCGCACTCCCTCAAACCTCCTCGTCGTTAACTTGGCTTTCTCCGACTTCTTGATGATGTTCACTATGGCTCCTCCCATGGTACTCAACTGCTACTACGAAACGTGGGTGCTCGGTAAGTCCAGAACCATACTTTACATCGTTAAATGTATTATCCTTCACCATTATACTCGTAATCTACCTCTCAAAATATTCGTCAGTGATATGTCTCGTTCTAtagttggtctcactcagtatagagccgcagtaacgtttttaaatcattaaaacaggcataaaagtaaaataaataacatttgttgggacaaaaataatatttaatttcgttCAGAACGAGTTAGATGATCTTTTAATTCCAATCAAAtacaaagtttagtttttatttcttttctctaCGTGTGTATTAGTTGGAATTGTTGAATTTTGGAATAATGTATGATTACGAAGAAAAGCTGATCTGATCTCTTTCTTTATTTAATGAGGATAGGTAATTTATACTAATAGCTTTGTTTGATACTCAACTACAGCGTTTAAGCATTCTCAACATAGCAACGTATTAACATGTTTCCAATAATTCAATTTCCTGTCTTGTTGTAGGACCTTTCATGTGCGAATTGTACGCCATGTTTGGTTCAATACTGGGCTGCACATCAATCTGGACCATGGTGATGATCGCTAACGACCGATACAACGTCATTGTCAAGGTAACATATCCTGATATACTTTTACTTTAACTGAGGATCTGTTACATAGTAAACAAACAGCGAAAAAACCATAAAAGCTATGAAAGTATTTTAATCTTCTACTAACGTATCATATTTATGAATTAAGTTTAACAATTAgccatttttattctttttaaagtttactcaatataaaatgttcagtacttttatttaatacatttataattactgTTTCTTTTGTTTTCCGCTAGATAGCGAGCAACCACTATGTTTCAGTAGGGACAGATTTTAGCTTTGGATGCAATATTTTCTCATAGACTGTTACATAGTCAAAGGATTCACTTCAATAAGTATTTATAtcgttttttttctataatttcaaCGTAGTTTATCGTGAAATTAACGAAAGAAGTTTACCTCAGAAAAATGTTTCATGAGATATTTGTGTAGGTCAAATTGGGAGGGAggcaacattttcaaaatatttaatgataccTTTTTCACATaacacaaaagtttttttttaaacactcttaAAATCAATTGTCAAACACTGAATAATAAAGACAAGTGGTTTTAGAATCGTCTTTTACGTAGGGGAAATccctacaaaaaattaaaatgtgtcaTTATAAACTGCACATCATGTTGCCTCTCTGAGTAAAACGATTGTCTCAGTACGAGTAGCCTAATATCATTGATTGAGAGAACTggaagaacttttattttattttgatttttagctATAAATATGTGGATATCCAGATTAGATCCTTAAACTTAAACTAgctaatatattcattgtttACACGTAACCCATATGTACACGGTGACATCGTTCAGTCATCACACTATTTATTGTTTGCTTGTCACtttattatctgggctgataCGGGTTAAGAGAAgagatgttaatttatttcaactctGGTGTGCCTCTTGTGTTTctatttttcatttctaaatcCAGATGAacgttttaggacattttttccACCTAAACTACATTTGTTCCATGTTGATGTGCAAAGTTTgactttgaatttatttaaaccatataCAGTCCCAATTTTAAGCCATTTCCATATGTACTCTTccaaatagtttaaagtttaaacaaaaacatataatccCAGAgcttatgttttaatttttgagttcTCAGAACCATTCATCAGAAATACACTGAacttaataaaacatagaaacataatccaaaccaagaattaaaaacctaaccaaaatagaatttaaaccaataaatactGTGAACAACAAGATTCCAACCCGTTGTATGtagaatgtttgtaaatgtttacatcgAATTAAACATCTatataagaaggaaaagagaatcatcttaggttcaacccatctggttgccttgattttaaaattaattgatgtgcgatttcaacatttcttaaatttatcagactAATATTTTGATTGGGATtgggctctaaatggtaaatttcCTTTTAGGCCCaagaaattttctaatttatttttcgttGTGTTGagtcgcatgagcagataattaGATAATTGTGTCtcataacgatatatatatatatatatatatatatatataaaatatatataagtacgattatatatatatatatatatatattcaataaacattgaatcgcaaaaagtacttgctccgctattgccatttatacaaatttaatgaatgtatatgtatatatatatatatatcaactgcACGATAGCTTACGCTCGCACTCAAGCCATGAATTGGTAATTATTTTGATCAGTAGCCAATGTGGATCAAATAATAACAAAGGACCTCCCTCATAAGACATTGAAACACATCTTTCAAACATGCttgaacatataattaaatagCGATATTTATGTACAGGGTCTATCAGCCAAGCCCATGACCATCAAGAGCGCTCTGGCCAGGATCTTGTTCTGCTGGGCTCACTCCCTCATCTGGTGCCTCGCCCCCTTCCTCGGATGGGGAAGGTGAGAAAGAAAACCAACCTAGCGCTTGCTTCTTTCCCACAAATGCGTTTATAAACGTACTTAATGCTATATTTTACCTctaaattgtttaacaaaatataaatctctTTAGTTAGTCATAACCTTTGCCACTTCAATAGTCATGATACTTATGAGGGCTATAAACAATCAAAGTTAAGGAaaggaaataactaaaatatagaaTTTGTGTTATGTAAAACGTTGTGTCTAATTACTTTATAGAATGAAAAGAAAAGTTATCATTGAGTAGGtactgattaatttgaaactcaAAGACACTTCTATGATCATACCATGATCCTACATCACAGTGCCAACCACATAGAATATAGACAATAATATACAACAAAGTCTTTCTAAGTATTATACAATTACACGAACGTGTAGGACGTTTCTCGTTGAATAGTATACGGTTTTATTCCACTGAATTTCCCACTTGACTATTTTACTAGCATTGCATAGATTATTTATGATGCTGAGGGCTGGGCATAGTTTTGTCTATGCTTAATGCACCACAAAAATACAACTCTTAGACCTGCTGGACCGCAGGATTTTCAGCTAAGGAAAATTTGGTTAAAACGAAAATGGTCATCACACAATCTCTGgttttatgtatatacaataccatattagtttaatgttatttgtaGCCATTGATGTTTCTTCCGTAGTAACATATGCTTAATTTCGCTCATATTGTGAATTATTGTACAAAACACAATGGACTTACAAAAAAGGTTAACAAATTATAAGTAATACTAAAAATTGTACTGTACAAGAGATGGTACAGTACCGATACTCTCAGTACTGATACTAATAATGTAAGAGTTGTTCATTGTTACCACATTGATGACTGAGATTCACTTTCTAGAATGACGGTTAGTACGATGGGCGGTTAAAGGGTTACCTACCGTAAAGTGATTGGAAAACTTAACTCATTCGTTTAGATATTTAACTGAGACTCACCGCTTTGGCAGGTATGTACCTGAGGGTAACATGACTGCCTGCGGAACAGACTACCTGACCCCTGACTGGATCAGCAAGAGCTACATTCTGGTGTACTCACTCTTCTGCTACTTCATGCCTCTCTTCTTGATCATCTACTCTTACTGGTTCATCGTACAGGTAATATAATAATCACACATCTTCTGCAGACGAACCTTTAATTGTTCCTTTTCGTCTAGGTATCCATTGAATTATGTTCTTTATCAACGGTTCTGTGAGTTTTCAAAAGCAACAGATAACAATCAAAGTAAATGCCACTTTAGACATTGAAGTACTATTTTTCACTTAGACCCTATGTTTTATTGCATGATATTGTCCGTAGGCTGTCTCTGCCCACGAGAAGGCTATGAGGGAACAGGCCAAGAAGATGAACGTCGCCTCCCTGCGATCCTCTGACGCCGCCAACACCAGTGCCGAACACAAATTGGCCAAGGTTAGAATTGCATGAGGCTGTAGAGGCTGCTTGCATTTTAATTCACGTCTTAGataaaattacgtaaaaaaaataaatataacgaacTCATAATTTAGATTTCTTTTTTATGCCACAAGTTGCCAAGTGAACGCTATGTGTGCAGGTCGCTCTGATGAC
The Homalodisca vitripennis isolate AUS2020 chromosome 4, UT_GWSS_2.1, whole genome shotgun sequence DNA segment above includes these coding regions:
- the LOC124359285 gene encoding opsin-1-like, whose translation is MSLISEPSFSAYSWASQGGFGNQTVVDKVPPEMLYLVDAHWYQFPPMNPLWHSLLGFAMVVLGFIAVTGNGMVVYIFSCTKALRTPSNLLVVNLAFSDFLMMFTMAPPMVLNCYYETWVLGPFMCELYAMFGSILGCTSIWTMVMIANDRYNVIVKGLSAKPMTIKSALARILFCWAHSLIWCLAPFLGWGRYVPEGNMTACGTDYLTPDWISKSYILVYSLFCYFMPLFLIIYSYWFIVQAVSAHEKAMREQAKKMNVASLRSSDAANTSAEHKLAKVALMTISLWFCAWTPYLVINYAGIFQALTISPLFTIWGSVFAKANACYNPIVYAISHPKYRAALNKKFPSLVCGATEAPASTSDGASVASGATTLTEDKSAAA